From the Labilibaculum sp. DW002 genome, one window contains:
- a CDS encoding REP-associated tyrosine transposase: MSRNYKFRDQESPYFISFGTVHWIDVFVRSQYKDILVDSLNHCIQNKGLVIYGWVIMTSHIHLIIGTKQEKMQDIVRDFKKYTSKAIVQAIRENPRESRREWMLWMFERAGKKNGNNTNFQFWQQNNKPIELSDTIMIDQKLNYLHNNPVEEGFVIESHDYKYSSAIDYADGKGLLEVELV, encoded by the coding sequence ATGAGTCGTAATTATAAATTTAGGGATCAGGAAAGTCCATATTTTATAAGTTTTGGAACAGTACATTGGATAGATGTTTTTGTACGGTCACAATATAAAGATATACTTGTTGATAGTCTAAATCATTGTATTCAAAACAAGGGTTTAGTGATTTACGGATGGGTAATAATGACAAGTCATATTCATTTGATTATTGGAACAAAGCAGGAAAAAATGCAAGATATTGTTCGAGATTTTAAAAAATATACATCAAAAGCAATTGTACAGGCAATTAGAGAAAATCCAAGGGAAAGTAGAAGAGAATGGATGTTGTGGATGTTTGAGCGTGCAGGTAAGAAGAATGGAAACAACACGAACTTTCAATTTTGGCAACAAAACAATAAACCAATTGAATTAAGTGATACAATAATGATAGATCAAAAACTCAATTATTTGCACAATAATCCTGTTGAAGAAGGTTTTGTAATTGAGTCGCATGATTACAAATATAGTAGTGCGATAGATTATGCCGATGGAAAGGGATTATTAGAAGTTGAGTTAGTTTAG
- a CDS encoding HAD family hydrolase, which yields MAQNIKIVVTDLDGTILPSQGSISKTNYNTLLQLKDQGITRVIATGRTLYSAMAVLPENFPIDYLIFSSGAGIMKWETKELIYSQQIEAGEVQDLSEILIDHEIDFMILDPIPLNHQFWYYQSGNKNPDFDRRLALYKQFATPVGQLSDTKRDACQILAILPNKVDWFEELKTKFTDIKIIRATSPLDHESIWMEIFPEHISKGRGCQWLCDNLKIKASESFVIGNDYNDIDLLEWGKHSFVVANAPKELKAKYQVTESVTDDGFSKAVNETFQATSQQAANRCL from the coding sequence ATGGCTCAGAATATAAAAATCGTAGTTACCGACTTAGATGGAACAATACTCCCTTCGCAGGGAAGCATCAGCAAAACGAATTACAACACACTGCTCCAATTAAAAGATCAAGGAATTACAAGAGTAATTGCCACGGGAAGAACACTTTATTCTGCAATGGCAGTTTTGCCTGAAAATTTTCCAATCGATTACTTGATTTTCTCTTCGGGTGCGGGAATCATGAAATGGGAAACGAAAGAATTAATCTACTCACAACAAATTGAAGCAGGTGAAGTTCAGGATTTATCTGAAATTTTAATCGACCATGAAATTGATTTTATGATTTTGGATCCAATTCCGCTCAACCATCAATTTTGGTACTACCAAAGTGGAAATAAAAACCCCGATTTTGACAGAAGACTAGCTTTATATAAGCAATTTGCAACACCAGTTGGACAATTGTCTGACACCAAACGAGATGCTTGCCAAATTTTAGCCATATTGCCCAATAAAGTAGATTGGTTTGAAGAGTTGAAAACAAAATTTACGGACATTAAAATCATTCGTGCTACTTCACCATTGGATCATGAATCCATTTGGATGGAAATTTTTCCTGAGCACATTTCAAAAGGACGTGGCTGCCAATGGCTTTGCGATAATCTAAAAATTAAAGCAAGTGAATCCTTTGTAATCGGTAATGATTACAATGATATCGATTTATTAGAATGGGGAAAGCACAGTTTTGTTGTAGCCAATGCTCCTAAAGAATTAAAAGCCAAATATCAGGTAACGGAAAGTGTTACCGATGACGGATTTTCTAAAGCTGTAAATGAAACGTTTCAAGCTACATCGCAGCAAGCAGCAAATCGATGTCTTTAG
- the tsaE gene encoding tRNA (adenosine(37)-N6)-threonylcarbamoyltransferase complex ATPase subunit type 1 TsaE produces MSVLKINSLEEINAVAKEFLSLVGDKRIFALQGAMGVGKTTFVKAVCEELGVEDTINSPTFAIVNEYHTAKDKLVYHFDFYRIEDVQEAYDFGYEDYFYSQAMCFIEWPEKIESILPQDTVEVLFEEQTDGTRSIMIH; encoded by the coding sequence ATGAGTGTATTAAAAATTAATTCACTGGAAGAAATAAATGCAGTTGCAAAAGAATTTCTTTCATTAGTTGGAGATAAGAGAATATTTGCTCTTCAGGGAGCAATGGGAGTTGGTAAAACGACTTTTGTGAAAGCGGTTTGCGAAGAATTAGGTGTTGAGGATACGATTAATAGTCCAACCTTTGCTATTGTTAACGAATACCATACAGCAAAAGATAAATTAGTGTATCACTTCGATTTCTATAGAATTGAAGATGTACAGGAGGCTTACGATTTTGGTTACGAAGATTATTTCTACAGTCAGGCAATGTGTTTTATCGAATGGCCAGAAAAAATAGAATCTATTTTGCCACAAGACACGGTAGAAGTTCTTTTTGAAGAACAAACCGATGGCACTCGCTCAATTATGATTCACTAA
- a CDS encoding bifunctional response regulator/alkaline phosphatase family protein: MKETKILWVDDEIELLKPHIIFLEGKGYCVKSCNNAPDAIDMLRDELFDLVLLDENMPGMSGLEALSEIKAIDPTLPIVMITKSEEEDIMDEAIGGHISDYLIKPVNPKQILLSVKKNTDKRRLVSEKTTSAYQSRFSQLGMEINDCRSFEEWKHIYKKLVFWELELAGIEDSGMDEVLKMQKTEANNLFARYIKKNYLDWMGSDTSDRPLFSHNVFKEKVFPLIDKGEKVVFVLIDNLRADQWQILYPIISEYFVMKDEDMYCSILPTATQYARNAMFSGLMPLDIQKRYPQLWIGDDEDTSKNLHEEELIDLHLKRKFKDVKFNYEKINSKKTGAKIIDSISTLLDAQLNVFVYNFVDMLSHARTESEMIRELANDEAAYRSLTASWFEHSQLLELIKKLSEENVKLIISTDHGSIRVQNPIKVVGDRQTNANLRYKMGKNLNYNAKQVFEVTDPRKALLPQVNVSSSYIFATGEDFLAYPNNYNYYSSYYKNTFQHGGISLEEMLIPLITLSPR; this comes from the coding sequence GTGAAAGAGACTAAGATACTTTGGGTAGATGATGAAATTGAGTTGTTGAAGCCTCATATCATTTTTTTAGAAGGAAAAGGATACTGCGTAAAATCATGCAATAATGCGCCAGATGCTATTGATATGCTTAGAGATGAGCTGTTTGATTTGGTTCTGTTGGATGAAAACATGCCAGGTATGTCGGGTTTAGAAGCTTTGTCTGAGATAAAAGCTATTGATCCTACCCTTCCCATTGTAATGATTACCAAGAGTGAAGAGGAAGATATCATGGATGAAGCCATTGGAGGACATATTAGTGATTATTTAATAAAGCCAGTTAACCCTAAACAGATTCTTCTGAGTGTTAAAAAAAATACAGATAAGAGACGTTTGGTTTCTGAGAAAACAACCTCTGCTTACCAATCTCGATTTTCGCAATTGGGTATGGAAATAAATGATTGCAGAAGTTTTGAAGAATGGAAACACATTTATAAAAAACTTGTCTTTTGGGAACTGGAACTTGCCGGTATTGAAGATTCCGGAATGGATGAAGTTCTGAAAATGCAAAAAACAGAAGCTAATAATCTGTTTGCTCGCTATATAAAGAAGAATTACTTAGATTGGATGGGTTCAGATACGAGTGATAGACCCTTGTTTTCTCATAATGTATTCAAGGAGAAAGTTTTTCCGTTAATCGATAAGGGAGAAAAAGTTGTCTTTGTATTGATTGATAACTTACGAGCCGATCAATGGCAAATATTATACCCTATTATTAGCGAATATTTTGTGATGAAAGATGAAGATATGTATTGCTCCATCTTACCAACTGCAACACAATATGCAAGAAATGCTATGTTCTCAGGTTTAATGCCATTGGATATACAGAAAAGGTATCCCCAATTATGGATTGGGGATGATGAAGACACAAGTAAAAACTTGCATGAAGAAGAATTAATTGATTTGCATTTGAAGCGAAAATTCAAAGATGTGAAGTTTAATTATGAAAAAATCAACTCCAAAAAGACTGGTGCAAAAATAATTGATAGTATTTCCACATTATTGGATGCACAATTAAATGTATTTGTTTACAATTTTGTTGATATGCTTTCTCATGCACGTACCGAGAGTGAGATGATCAGAGAACTCGCTAATGATGAGGCAGCTTATCGATCGTTAACAGCCTCTTGGTTTGAACATTCTCAATTGCTCGAGTTAATAAAGAAACTTTCAGAGGAGAATGTAAAGTTGATTATCTCTACAGATCATGGCTCTATTAGGGTGCAAAATCCGATTAAGGTAGTTGGAGACAGACAGACAAATGCGAACCTGAGGTACAAGATGGGAAAGAACCTGAATTACAATGCAAAACAAGTTTTTGAGGTTACTGACCCACGAAAAGCACTCTTACCGCAAGTAAATGTAAGTTCTTCGTATATATTTGCAACAGGAGAAGACTTTTTAGCCTATCCTAACAATTATAATTACTACAGTTCATATTATAAAAATACCTTTCAACATGGAGGTATTTCCTTAGAAGAAATGTTAATTCCTTTAATAACTTTGAGCCCTCGTTAA
- a CDS encoding alanine dehydrogenase, translating into MGPLSEGSRNFPLGQEFYQPKEEMLEIERRRKQLAIGIPKEDHKGENRICLTPQSVEVLVNNGHDVMLERGAGLASNYTDKEYSENGALIVNDKKEIYQCDVVMQVSPFSHAEIDMLRGNQILFSALQMKSQCGENIRKLMQKKVTAIAMELVKDQNNFFPVVRSMAEIAGISSVMIAGEYLSKAHGGKGVMLGGITGITPTEVIVLGAGTASEYATRAAMGLGAMVKVFDDSIYRLRRLEDHLGHRVFTSIFHPHVLEKALASADVVIGALRYEKNKSGFIVTEDMVAKMKPGSIIIDLSIDQGGCFETSMMTTHKDPVFKKFGVLHYCVPNVPSHVSRTASLALSNICSPLLLQIGHNGGVHQFIKHDMGLRHGTYIYRGILTNRRLGDSFGILAKDIDLLLAAM; encoded by the coding sequence ATGGGGCCATTAAGTGAAGGATCAAGGAATTTTCCACTCGGACAAGAATTTTATCAGCCGAAAGAGGAAATGTTGGAAATTGAGCGTCGACGTAAACAGTTGGCTATTGGTATTCCTAAAGAAGACCACAAAGGCGAAAATCGAATTTGCCTAACTCCACAATCTGTAGAAGTTTTAGTGAACAATGGTCACGATGTGATGCTGGAACGTGGCGCAGGCTTAGCTTCAAATTATACCGATAAGGAGTATAGTGAGAATGGAGCTTTGATTGTGAACGATAAAAAGGAAATTTACCAGTGCGATGTAGTAATGCAGGTTTCTCCTTTTTCGCATGCCGAAATTGATATGCTACGAGGAAATCAAATCCTTTTTTCGGCCCTTCAAATGAAGAGTCAATGTGGCGAGAATATTCGCAAGCTAATGCAGAAAAAAGTAACTGCAATTGCTATGGAATTGGTGAAAGATCAGAATAATTTCTTTCCTGTTGTTCGTTCTATGGCCGAAATTGCAGGAATCTCATCGGTAATGATTGCCGGAGAATATTTGAGCAAAGCTCACGGAGGAAAAGGTGTTATGCTTGGTGGAATTACGGGTATTACGCCAACCGAAGTTATTGTGCTTGGTGCAGGAACAGCATCAGAATATGCTACTAGAGCAGCCATGGGTTTAGGAGCGATGGTTAAAGTTTTTGACGATTCCATTTACCGCTTGCGCAGATTAGAAGATCATTTAGGTCATCGAGTATTTACTTCTATTTTTCATCCTCATGTTTTGGAAAAAGCATTGGCTTCGGCCGATGTAGTAATTGGTGCGTTACGATACGAAAAAAACAAGAGTGGTTTTATCGTTACCGAAGATATGGTAGCCAAAATGAAACCAGGATCTATAATTATTGATCTGAGTATCGATCAGGGAGGTTGTTTCGAAACTTCGATGATGACAACACATAAGGATCCTGTTTTTAAAAAATTTGGCGTATTGCATTACTGCGTGCCAAATGTGCCTTCTCATGTTTCCAGAACTGCTTCTCTTGCTTTGAGTAATATTTGCTCTCCTTTGTTGTTGCAAATTGGACACAATGGTGGCGTTCATCAGTTTATTAAGCACGATATGGGCTTGCGCCATGGAACGTATATTTACCGAGGAATATTAACCAACCGTCGTTTAGGAGATTCTTTTGGAATTTTGGCTAAAGACATCGATTTGCTGCTTGCTGCGATGTAG